A genomic stretch from Argonema galeatum A003/A1 includes:
- a CDS encoding RNA recognition motif domain-containing protein, producing MSIYVGNLSYEVTQEDLNTTFAEYGTVKRVQLPTDRETGRLRGFAFIEMGTEAEETAAIEALDGAEWMGRDLKVNKAKPREERGPSGGSWGNKGGGGGGGGRRY from the coding sequence ATGTCAATCTATGTCGGCAATCTATCCTACGAGGTCACCCAGGAAGACCTGAATACAACCTTTGCAGAGTACGGTACGGTCAAGCGGGTTCAGTTGCCTACAGACCGCGAAACAGGTCGTCTGCGTGGATTTGCCTTTATCGAAATGGGGACAGAGGCGGAGGAAACTGCTGCGATTGAAGCCCTTGACGGTGCTGAGTGGATGGGTCGCGACCTGAAGGTGAATAAGGCAAAACCTCGTGAGGAAAGAGGTCCTTCTGGAGGAAGCTGGGGAAATAAGGGCGGTGGCGGCGGTGGCGGCGGTCGGCGCTACTAA
- a CDS encoding GAF domain-containing sensor histidine kinase gives MKKLLSSNTVNEVTGQQEKVQEAMLLRPSEQDNARSRLLTLGAEVGSALSKGGTLSEILLVCTETIAHYLDTTNVCIWTFDQNKNLLSMGAFAGQNIYSASLPKQIICQQDEAVSMKNKLIPYGFMFPPFTSRLYTLIVEERLVGVMVLFGNQSFTEEDDILLSWLANNMALGIERILVQQEEQQNQPENLLLHLTNQLRNSLDLNSILEIAVNEVRSLLQIDRCHFVWYFPHSQNPRFTITHEAQNSNLQSLLGDFPAQQSSVLLNKISNLEIIRIDDIVRKSDLDIETRDILTKLGITSQLLLPLKIHSGQFGAIVCSHSNGSRSWSDSEVELLQAVCDRVAIAIDRAEFYAQNRASTLAAQAQAQQLSAALHKLQHTQAQLVQQEKMSSLGQMMAGIAHEINNPVNFINGNLIHASDYIEDLLELLHLYEESYPNPVPAIQDKIEAIDWKFLVQDLPKLLSSMKIGADRIHQIVLSLRNFSRLDQAEMKAVDIHEGIDNTLMILQSRLKASGQNPGIQVIKEYGKLPLVECYAGQLNQVFMNILNNAIDALELRTIDWGLLTGKNYSQFSIQNPKSKIQNLEIRIRTEMLDGDKVVIRIKDNGPGMTEDVIKRLFDPFFTTKPVGKGTGLGLSITYQIVVEKHGGTIECLSEPGKGSEFWVQIPVRARASFN, from the coding sequence ATGAAAAAGTTATTGTCAAGCAATACAGTGAACGAAGTTACGGGCCAACAGGAGAAAGTACAGGAAGCAATGCTATTGCGTCCGTCTGAGCAAGATAATGCGCGATCGCGCCTATTAACTTTGGGCGCAGAAGTGGGATCGGCTTTGTCAAAAGGGGGAACTTTATCAGAAATTCTCCTAGTTTGCACCGAGACTATAGCCCACTATCTGGACACAACCAATGTGTGTATCTGGACTTTTGACCAAAATAAAAATTTGCTCTCAATGGGGGCATTTGCTGGCCAGAATATTTATAGTGCAAGCTTGCCAAAGCAGATAATTTGCCAACAGGATGAAGCGGTAAGTATGAAAAATAAATTAATACCTTATGGTTTCATGTTTCCACCTTTTACCAGTCGATTATATACTCTAATTGTAGAGGAGCGTCTGGTAGGCGTGATGGTACTTTTTGGGAACCAATCTTTCACCGAGGAGGACGATATTCTATTAAGTTGGCTAGCCAATAATATGGCGTTGGGAATTGAGCGTATTTTGGTGCAACAAGAAGAACAACAAAATCAACCGGAGAATTTGCTACTTCATCTGACAAATCAGTTGCGTAACTCTCTAGATTTAAATAGCATTTTGGAAATTGCTGTTAACGAAGTACGCAGTTTATTGCAAATCGATAGATGCCATTTCGTCTGGTATTTCCCCCATTCTCAAAACCCAAGGTTTACTATCACTCATGAAGCCCAAAATTCTAATTTGCAGAGTTTATTAGGTGACTTTCCCGCACAACAGTCTAGCGTCTTACTTAACAAAATCAGTAATTTGGAAATAATTCGCATCGACGATATAGTTAGAAAGTCTGACTTAGATATTGAAACACGAGATATTTTAACCAAATTGGGTATTACCTCGCAACTGCTGCTACCGCTTAAAATTCATTCCGGTCAGTTTGGAGCGATCGTCTGTAGCCATTCTAATGGTTCTCGTTCTTGGAGCGACAGTGAAGTTGAGCTGCTGCAAGCTGTGTGCGATCGAGTGGCGATCGCGATCGATCGAGCTGAATTCTACGCCCAAAATCGCGCTAGCACCTTAGCTGCACAAGCGCAAGCTCAACAGCTGAGTGCAGCTTTACATAAGTTACAGCACACGCAAGCTCAACTCGTGCAACAAGAAAAAATGTCTAGCTTAGGGCAAATGATGGCAGGAATTGCTCATGAAATCAACAACCCAGTTAACTTTATCAATGGCAATCTAATCCACGCTAGCGACTACATAGAAGACTTGCTGGAGTTATTACATCTCTATGAGGAATCCTATCCCAATCCAGTCCCCGCCATTCAAGATAAGATTGAAGCAATTGACTGGAAATTTCTGGTCCAGGACTTGCCCAAACTGTTGTCTTCGATGAAGATAGGTGCCGATCGCATTCATCAAATTGTTTTATCCCTGCGGAATTTCTCTCGCCTCGATCAAGCAGAAATGAAGGCAGTGGACATTCATGAAGGAATTGATAACACCCTGATGATTCTACAAAGTCGCTTAAAAGCAAGCGGTCAAAATCCCGGCATTCAAGTTATTAAAGAATACGGCAAACTGCCGCTTGTAGAGTGTTATGCCGGACAGCTTAATCAGGTATTTATGAATATCCTCAACAATGCGATCGATGCTCTGGAACTGAGGACCATTGACTGGGGGCTCTTGACTGGGAAAAATTATTCTCAATTCTCAATCCAAAATCCAAAATCTAAAATCCAAAATCTGGAAATTCGGATTCGCACTGAAATGCTGGACGGCGACAAAGTGGTCATCAGAATTAAAGACAATGGCCCAGGCATGACGGAAGATGTTATCAAGAGGTTGTTCGATCCGTTCTTTACTACAAAACCAGTGGGTAAAGGAACCGGACTAGGGCTATCGATTACCTACCAAATTGTAGTAGAGAAGCATGGCGGAACGATCGAGTGTCTGTCAGAACCTGGAAAAGGATCTGAATTTTGGGTTCAAATACCCGTCAGGGCTAGAGCATCGTTTAATTGA
- a CDS encoding fasciclin domain-containing protein: MPDIVDIAVDAGSFKTLVAAVQAAGLVDTLKSPGPFTVFAPNDDAFAKLPPGTIQTLLQNIPQLARILTYHVVSGKLLKADLAKVDAVISVEGSPIKIDCAHGFEVKNATVLAPDIEADNGVIHVIDTVILMG, from the coding sequence ATGCCTGACATTGTTGATATTGCGGTCGATGCTGGTTCTTTCAAAACTTTGGTGGCAGCTGTCCAAGCCGCTGGTTTAGTGGATACGCTCAAAAGTCCTGGCCCCTTCACCGTCTTTGCTCCGAATGACGACGCCTTTGCCAAGCTGCCACCGGGAACTATACAAACCCTGTTGCAGAATATTCCCCAGCTCGCAAGGATTTTAACCTATCATGTCGTTTCTGGTAAGTTGCTGAAAGCAGATCTAGCCAAAGTTGATGCTGTCATTTCCGTTGAAGGTTCACCTATCAAGATTGATTGCGCTCATGGTTTTGAGGTAAAAAATGCCACGGTTCTAGCACCAGATATCGAAGCAGATAACGGTGTTATTCATGTGATTGACACGGTGATTCTCATGGGGTAA
- a CDS encoding orange carotenoid protein N-terminal domain-containing protein produces MTVTNVSAYDRGKTALKSLSVDDQLGLLWFVYTKLGKSITPAAPGASGSEIAQGLFNQVKPLPHQEQLQVQRDIASRANTQISREYGSLSPETKLAFWYFLAQGMENGTIIPVPSEYQLPQAGKDLLAKIEGMSFQEQIDFLRGAVLEMGAEAAGGSSI; encoded by the coding sequence ATGACAGTTACGAATGTGAGTGCTTACGATCGAGGTAAAACAGCCTTAAAAAGCTTGAGCGTAGACGACCAACTCGGTTTACTGTGGTTCGTTTATACCAAATTAGGTAAGTCTATAACCCCAGCCGCTCCTGGCGCTTCTGGTTCTGAAATCGCTCAAGGATTGTTCAATCAAGTTAAGCCACTTCCTCATCAAGAGCAGCTGCAAGTTCAGCGCGATATTGCTTCAAGAGCGAATACTCAAATTAGCCGTGAATATGGCTCTTTGAGCCCCGAAACTAAACTCGCTTTTTGGTACTTTTTAGCCCAAGGCATGGAGAACGGTACTATTATTCCCGTGCCTAGTGAATATCAACTTCCCCAAGCCGGAAAAGATTTGTTGGCGAAGATCGAAGGAATGAGTTTTCAAGAACAAATCGATTTCTTACGCGGTGCCGTGTTAGAAATGGGTGCCGAAGCAGCGGGTGGCTCTAGTATTTAG